In Palaemon carinicauda isolate YSFRI2023 chromosome 18, ASM3689809v2, whole genome shotgun sequence, a genomic segment contains:
- the LOC137657073 gene encoding uncharacterized protein yields MYPFSKFFSEDGNCGEREDDESRKTEQQLEDEEVPEQPESEKGLKCIEKRVNAIEAIRENVDISQAQSPSKMIRRGMRMQESLQVEDNATLRIPDVDRGPSDPKNLLVFALSKGAKKAP; encoded by the coding sequence TTCTTCAGCGAGGACGGTAATTGTGGCGAAAGGGAAGACGATGAAAGTAGGAAAACAGAACAGCAACTTGAAGATGAAGAGGTTCCAGAGCAACCTGAAAGTGAAAAGGGTTTGAAGTGTATTGAAAAAAGGGTTAATGCCATCGAAGCTATACGTGAAAATGTCGACATTAGTCAGGCTCAATCCCCATCAAAGATGATCCGTAGGGGTATGAGGATGCAGGAATCACTGCAGGTAGAAGACAATGCTACTCTAAGAATTCCAGACGTTGATCGGGGTCCTTCAGACCCTAAAAACTTACTAGTATTTGCGCTGTCCAAGGGTGCAAAGAAGGCACCTTAA